A region of the Peredibacter starrii genome:
GCTCACTTAAAAAGATAAGTCCCATTAAACTCGCGACCGCGGGCTCAAGACTCATGAGGACACCAAATGTTTTTGTGGGCATTTTTTTGAGGGCCATCATTTCAAGCGAGTAAGGGATGGCGCTGCCAAAAAGGGCGATGAATAGACCAAGAGGCAGAGCTTCGGCGGTAAACATTCGGGATGCATCTACCGCAAGACCAAAAGGCAGTACGACGATGGCAGCAAAACCCATTCCCATGGCAGAAGCAATTCCACCGCTATGACTGTCTCCTGCTTTTTTGCCGAAGATAATATAGAGGGCCCAGAAAAATCCCGCGAGAAGTGCAAAGAACATTCCCATGGGATCAAGTGCACCCGGGCCGTCTGACTTTGGTAAGAGAAGAAAAATACCAACTGCTGCAAGTACGACCCAAAGGTAATCAATCTTTCTTTTTGAAGAGAAGATCGCCACTGCGAGTGGACCAGTGAACTCTAGCGCCACTGCAATCCCTA
Encoded here:
- a CDS encoding EamA family transporter, producing MNRFFPILILILAMCSIQFGASVAKKLFPIAGTAGASSLRLMFASIMMVLAFRPWRVKFSQNEWKSLALYGVSLGLMNLSFYYALQKIPLGIAVALEFTGPLAVAIFSSKRKIDYLWVVLAAVGIFLLLPKSDGPGALDPMGMFFALLAGFFWALYIIFGKKAGDSHSGGIASAMGMGFAAIVVLPFGLAVDASRMFTAEALPLGLFIALFGSAIPYSLEMMALKKMPTKTFGVLMSLEPAVASLMGLIFLSEHLSLLQWTAIMCVIISSLGSTLASTEQH